A region of Methanoculleus thermophilus DNA encodes the following proteins:
- a CDS encoding transposase, translating to MDPLALIEDYLSDQENGMKTLITWFLNQVMLQEALQQAGAAQYERTDARKAHRNGYKDRSLKTRYGETILRKPQFREFPFETQVFGRYARVEKALITA from the coding sequence ATGGATCCCTTAGCGTTAATCGAAGATTATCTTTCCGATCAGGAGAACGGCATGAAGACGCTCATCACCTGGTTCCTCAACCAGGTGATGCTCCAGGAAGCTCTCCAGCAGGCAGGAGCCGCCCAGTACGAACGCACCGATGCGCGGAAAGCGCATCGAAACGGTTACAAGGACCGATCCCTCAAGACCCGATACGGGGAGACGATCCTCCGGAAACCGCAGTTTCGGGAGTTCCCGTTCGAGACACAGGTCTTTGGACGGTATGCCCGGGTGGAGAAGGCTCTGATTACGGCGAG